The genomic window TGTCAAATCTATGTAAAGAAAATTCATGTGAAAAATCACAGAAACTTGTTTTGATTTCTTCGTCTGAACGTACGATGATGTATTCAAGGAAACATCGAAACAAGGAGTATTGATGAAATTACAAGTTACTTTTAGAAATTTTGATCACACAGAAGCTCTCGATGGAATAATTAGAAAAAAGAGCGCGAAGCTTAAAAAATTTGCATCACCAAATGCACATATAACATGGAATTGCTTCGTTGATAGTAATGATCAGGTTTGTGAAGTTAATGTATCTGGATTCCATGGGCCAGATATTAGTGCGAAGGCAAAGTCAGAGTCACTATATAAGACAGTTGATATGGTGATTGATAAGCTTGAGGCACAGCTTAAGAAAAGACATCGCATGATGAATGCAAAAGTCCATGATAAGCGAGCAAGAAATTTTGATTCAGCGGAGGCTTCCTAAGGGAAGCCTTTTTTTTTGGTCAACGATTAATTCTAAAAAAGTATTTAAAAAATCCGATAAGCCTCTGAATATACTATTCTTACGAGGAATTTATTTTGAAAATCGCTATTTTATTTTGCCTAATCTCATTAACAACTTATGCTAAATGGAACTTCAAGTCTGACTATGGCCAGACGAAGATATATATTTCTACAGATGAGACGAGACTTACTTTGAATTACTCAGAGACGGAGAAGAAGAAAAAACAATTCTCTAAGAAGTTTGTTGATGGACTCAAGGAAGATAAGATTAAAATGCTTGGCCTTATGGGCGTTACAAATTGGACTGTCACACGCTCTGAAGTTTTTAAAGATACAAAAAGTACACGTGTCGAACTAGAGGGCTCATATGTTAACTCTAGTGGAGAAAAAGTTTTCTTTAAGGAGTTTCATTTTTATTCGGATATCAAAAAATTACAAATTCTACTTACAAACTCCTCAATTGAGAAACTCAATCAAGACGGAAAATTAGAGAATATTGCAAACTTCAGGGCCACACATGATCTTTAAAAAATTCTTAATCACTATATTCTTTGTTCAAGCACTATTTGCACAGGTGATGTCGAGTGAAGAATTCATCATGAAGCTACAAGAGACAAATAAGCTCGGTGTTTTTGATAGTGCCTCGATTGAGGTCTTTAAAAATACTTGTTCTTCAATAGATTCTACCATCCCCGCAAATGATGAGCTGAAATTCTTTTGTGACGTTGTAACGAAATCTGAGGTTTGCCAGACACAGAAAAAAGAAGATCTTCTGAATTGTTCAAATTTTGAGGAGTCTAAAGAATTTGACGTTATCGATTTTCTCGCGGGCTGCACGACAGGACTCTTTAATTCAGCAAAAGAACTATTAAGTTTTATTTGGGATGCTATGAAGTGGGTGTGGGAGAAAGGAACAAATCCAGGAAAGAGTTATCAAGAGGCATCAGAGTATGTTGACTCAGTAAAATTATATCTCGTTACTGAATATGATAAGGCTTACGATAAAGAGAGCTCGCCATTTAGAAGTGCCAAGGCTGCTAAAGCTGTTGGTGGGGCTATTGCGAAAATGCTTTATAAAGGAATTCAAGAATACTTATATAAAGAGTATCAAGAATTTGGCTGTTTAAACTTCCAGGCCCGTTCGGAAGTAGTTTGTAAAGTAGCTGGTGATTTTATTATTCCTCCAGCTGCAGCGTTTGCGTTTTTAAAGATGGGGCCGAAGGCATTTAAGGCCAGTGATAAAGTTAAAGACTTACTAGATAAACGAAAGGCCGTGGACCGTAAGAAACTATCAGAATCGAGTCTCGATAAAAAGTTAAGCGATAAGGAACACGAAGCGATAGAAAAGGCTCATATGGTTGGGGCTGGTGAACTCGGAGCCGATGGAAGCCTTGCTAAGGTTGGAAATTATTCACTCGCACAGTTAAAGGAAAAGGCAAAAATCCTAAAAGAAGCCGGTTTCTCTCCAAGCGAAGTAAGAAAGTTGATGGAAGATGGAATTGTTGGTCTTGGTGCTGATGACTTAAAAAAACTTTTTTCCGGAGCTGATAGAAAACGATTAGATTTAACTGGAGACAAGAGTGTCGATGAATTTAGAGATGCATATAACCGTGGTGACCTAAGTGGTGACGAGAAGTTTATTTCTTTTGTCGATGACAGTGGCAATAGAATAGCTGGAAAAGTTACGGGATCGAAGCAAGGAGAGTTGCTTGTCGAAACGTTTGAAGGAAAACGTGTTGCAGTTGGTGGAGAAAACTTAAAGTCTGTTCGTACTAGTGGTACTTCTCGTGAGGCCTTCTTAAAGAAAGACTTTGAGGTCGTTGATGGTTATCACCCAGGGATTGATTCCAGACCAATTGATAAGGATCTCAATTTTCTGCAGGAAGTAAATATTCCTCGCTCTAACGGTGGCTTTTCTAAGGGACAAGTTCTTGGGATGGAACCTAATGGGAAAATTCGTGTTCAATTTATGGATGGGGATAAGACATTTTATAAGGCCGTGGACAAGGAGAAGCTTGGTTATTCAAAGGCACCTAAGCCAAAATCTTCAGGACTCGCTTTAACAGGTAATGGACGAGTTGATATTTTTAGAGATGCATTTAATAAGGGTAATATCTCTGGAGATGCTAAGTATGTTTCTGTGATGCATGAAGGACAGCGTCTGCCTGCAAAGGTTAGTGATTTGAGACGAGATGGATTGTTTTTAGATGTTCGTGGAACTGATGGACAATTTTTTAAGAAACAAATTACCGATCGTGAAGGACTAGAAGGTATTAGAACAAGTGGAACGGCAAAAGAAGTTTTTTCTGACGCCATGTCGCGTCCACCTGCTCAAGTCATGAAAAATGATTTCAAGCTTGAAGTGCAGATGAGTAATGGAAAGAATTATCCTGTTGAGGTGGCCAAGCAGCTTCCGGATGGAAATGTTCAGGTAAATATTTTTAAAAATGGACAGTTTCATAGTAGTGCGGTGATATCTCCATCACAGCTAAAGCCTCGTGCTATTGCTCCACAATATTTCAATGTTAAATCGTTTATTGATGAGTTTGAAGCAGGGCTACCCCAGACATTTTATGGGCATCCACATCCAGAAGCAAGGAAGGGTTTTACTTTCCACAACGGTCAAAATGTTAATTTCAATCATCGAGATATTGATATAAATCTTGCTCGTGAAAAAGGTAAAATTTTTGATAATGTTAGACCAAGTGAGCTTCCGCCAGGTAAATATACTTACGTTATTGCAGCTGATGGAAGTGTTTCATTTGGTCGTGTTGATGATGCTCTAGAGTTTGGTGTTAAGCACCTTCATATCGCACAAGGAAGAAAGATTGCCGTCGCGGGAGAGGTGGACATACTACCAAATGGTGGCGCTGTATATAATGAACTTAGTGGAACATTTACGATGCAATCATATGCTGAAGCCGGACATTATCTGGGGGATTCTTATCAGAAGTTGTACCTTGATAAAATGGTTGGACTTGCTAACAGGTTCTTTACTTCTGATCCTAATCTTAAAGGAGTTGCCCGCACTGAAAAAGCCGTCTTTCCAACTGCAAAGCCTAATAAGCAAGATATGCTTGATATGTGTAACTTCTTACGAGCGAATGATATTGTGAGATATCGCGAGCTTCATTCGACGATGGTCTGTAACTAATTTAAGCTTTCAGGTCTTTGAAGATAAAAAAAACAGCACCAACCAAACATAGAGAAGCATAAAGAAAGTTCTTCGTCAGAGGAACTTTCATATACAGGACGCAGAAAATTGCAAAGATCGTCATGGTGATTACTTCTTGCATAATCTTTAGCTGTGGCAATGTAAAATATGAGATCCCTAGGCGATTCGCCGGAACTTGAAAAATATATTCAAAGAATGCAATGGCCCAGCTCACAACGATGGCCATCCAAAGAGGTTTTGCACTCATATCTTTTAAGTGAGCATACCAAGCGAAAGTCATGAAGATATTTGCGATGATGAGTAGCCCAATTGAACCAAACATTAAACCCTCTTTAAGTAGAATATTTCAGGTGTATAACCTTTATACAGCATATGGAGATTTTTCATAATTTAGAATAATCAACATTTAAAGTGTAGTATTAAAGAATGAAAAAGCTACTATTAATAATACTTTTGACAATTTCTGGAACTATTTCAGCTCGAAATTTCGACTATGTCTATGATGCCAGAAATGTCTTTGAATGTTTTAGTAGTGTGGACTTTAATGAATATTCCCCTTCAAGACGAAATATGGGATTTGATATCTGTCAGAAGGGATTTGACGGCATGATTTCTCCTCTTCATTGTTCCACTCTTGCAGACCGCTATTATGGCAATGCGGCTAAGAATATCGCGATGAACAAGTGTTTGGAGAATGCGCCAAGTTTTGGACTTTGTTTACAAATCGCAGATAATTTACCAGCTGTTCCGGCAAGGCATAGAGCCGCCTTGGGTTGCCTTGAAAGTTTTATCTCGGAAATTACGAAAGAAGATTGCTTACGCGTTGGTTGGAAATATAAACCATTAGAAAATAGAGTTAATGTTCTTTGTGAGGAATACTTTCCTAGTGAAGAATAAAAGTAACTAAGTCCTAATATCAATCATTTAAATAGCCTCTTGAAATAGCTCAATTTCTAGCCTGATAAATCTCATAAATATCTCAATAAAAATTCTGTATAATGGGTACGATAAGACTTCTGACAGGAGGATTTATGGCGGAATTTAATTGGGATAATTCACTTAGTGTTGGTGTAATTGAAATGGACAACCAGCATAAGGTATTGATTGATTTTATTAATAAGCTTGTTGATCAAATCGGTAGTGGTGATAATGCAGTTATATTACAAAAGTTCGATGAGCTTTCAGGATATGTCGTAAAACACTTTGAAGAAGAAGAAGCCCTTATGGATAAATTTGAGTTTAGTGGTGTAACGACACATAAACTAATTCATAAACAACTTCTTGAGCGTGTAGGAGAGTTTAGAGATAAAATTGTGGCCAATAGCCTTGATGGTGATGAACTCGTGAGATTTTTAAAGGTTTGGTTAACTTCACATATTAAGGGTATTGATATTAAGTATGGGAATGAAATAAATCAGAAAAAAGCTGCATAAATAGCAATCGGCCAGCAACTGGGAAAGCGGCTGGCCAGTTTATCTATGATTTAAAAATCAAATTAAAGTTAATGAGATGCTCGCCCTTGATTGAACTAACATTAAGACCAGATGACTTAGCTTTTAGACAGTCATTTAAAATATTTAGAGCACTCTTATGTCCATCTCCCTTAAATTTTGTTTCAACATTACTAACGCGGCCTTTGTCGATCGAAACGAGAATATTACTCACACCATTTAAAAACTTATCTTTTAAAAGAGCATCCTCGTAGCAGGCTTGATATCTTTTTTGATTCTTCTGGAAAATCTCTTTTGCCTTCGCAATGTCGGCCGATAGTTGCTTTTCCTGCTCACTTAGAATTTGATTGATCTGGTCCTGTGTGAGGTCTTTTAGGATTTGGCCATCTTGTTCAGTAAGACCAGCGAGAGAGTCATCATTTTCTTTGATGATCTCCTTGTTGATATCATAATCCTTTAAGCCTTTGATGTAGCGACTAAACCTTGAAGAGCGTGTCTTCTTAGATATGCGAGACTTTACTGATACTGGAATCTTTGTCACCTTGCTCACTTCTTTTTTAACCTCGGGCGAGGGAAGAGAGATTGCAATATACGCAGTAGAGACAGAAATATGAAGAACTGCTATTGCAATAAATAGAAGGTGAAAGTCAGTAATTGTAAAACTAAGAGTAATCTTTTTTCTAAACATATTAAAGCTCCAAAAGCTTAGCTTCGAAATTGTTAAATTCTTGTACTTCATTTTTGATTTCACCAAAATTGATATCAGTGATTTCATTCTCAATCTTTTCTTTCGCAAAATTAGTTAGGTTATCTTTTAATACTTCCGTATTCGTAAAGAGGTTGATTGCAGGTCTTCTTAATTCTCCTTCAATCTCGAGGTTTCCAAGGTCAATGAAGTTTGCTGCGTATGTGTTACAAACGATGAAAAGAGAGATAAAGTATTTCATATATTCTCCTTCCATGATTTAAGTTTTGATTCAATTAAAGTCGAGATTTCAGTCTGGTGCTTACCATATCCTGTAACTGCTTTTTG from Bacteriovorax sp. Seq25_V includes these protein-coding regions:
- a CDS encoding bacteriohemerythrin — translated: MAEFNWDNSLSVGVIEMDNQHKVLIDFINKLVDQIGSGDNAVILQKFDELSGYVVKHFEEEEALMDKFEFSGVTTHKLIHKQLLERVGEFRDKIVANSLDGDELVRFLKVWLTSHIKGIDIKYGNEINQKKAA
- a CDS encoding DMT family protein, with amino-acid sequence MFGSIGLLIIANIFMTFAWYAHLKDMSAKPLWMAIVVSWAIAFFEYIFQVPANRLGISYFTLPQLKIMQEVITMTIFAIFCVLYMKVPLTKNFLYASLCLVGAVFFIFKDLKA
- the hpf gene encoding ribosome hibernation-promoting factor, HPF/YfiA family, producing the protein MKLQVTFRNFDHTEALDGIIRKKSAKLKKFASPNAHITWNCFVDSNDQVCEVNVSGFHGPDISAKAKSESLYKTVDMVIDKLEAQLKKRHRMMNAKVHDKRARNFDSAEAS